A genomic stretch from Solanum stenotomum isolate F172 chromosome 8, ASM1918654v1, whole genome shotgun sequence includes:
- the LOC125874739 gene encoding uncharacterized protein LOC125874739 isoform X1, whose amino-acid sequence MQTEARVGVVMDGGGSAAGGAVVVDGGPSRKLITQHRHQSQIGTVPQLLAGGVAGAISKTCTAPLARLTILFQLQGMHANAASLKKASIWQEASRIVREEGFRAFWKGNLVTIAHRLPYSSISFYAFERYKNMLQLILGIESQGENITADLCIRLVGGGLAGITAASVTYPLDLVRTRLAAQTNVIYYRGIWHALQTISREEGIAGLYKGMGATLLGVGPNLAISFSVYDTVRSYWQSHRPDDSTVLVSLACGSLSGVASSTVTFPLDLVRRRIQLEGAGGRARVYKTGLFGTFSHIIRTEGLRGLYRGILPEYYKVVPSIGIVFMTYEKMKQLLSDID is encoded by the exons ATGCAGACTGAAGCCAGGGTAGGAGTAGTGATGGATGGAGGAGGAAGCGCTGCCGGTGGAGCAGTGGTTGTGGACGGCGGACCATCTCGGAAATTGATTACTCAGCACCGTCACCAGTCTCAGATCGGAACGGTTCCTCAGCTTCTCGCCGGTGGTGTTGCTGGTGCCATCAGCAAGACATGCACTGCGCCTCTAGCGAGACTTACTATTCTCTTTCAG CTACAAGGAATGCACGCGAATGCTGCTAGCTTAAAAAAGGCTAGTATATGGCAAGAGGCTTCACGTATTGTACGTGAAGAAGGATTTAGGgcattttggaagggtaatttgGTCACAATTGCTCATCGGCTTCCATATTCCTCTATCAGCTTTTATGCATTTGAACGCTACAAGAAT ATGTTGCAGTTGATTTTGGGAATTGAAAGCCAGGGAGAGAATATAACTGCAGACCTTTGTATACGACTTGTAGGTGGTGGTTTGGCTGGAATAACTGCTGCTTCTGTTACATACCCTTTGGATCTTGTTAGGACACGCCTTGCTGCTCAG ACAAATGTAATATATTACAGAGGCATATGGCATGCATTACAAACCATCAGTAGGGAAGAAGGGATAGCCGGCCTATATAAAGGAATGGGTGCTACTCTATTG GGGGTAGGCCCGAATTTGGCAATCAGCTTTTCTGTTTATGACACTGTGAGATCGTACTGGCAGTCTCATAG ACCAGATGATTCAACTGTCTTGGTCAGCCTTGCTTGTGGAAGTCTTTCAGGTGTTGCGTCATCAACAG TAACATTCCCTTTGGATCTTGTGAGGCGCCGAATACAATTGGAAGGAGCAGGTGGTCGGGCCCGTGTTTATAAGACTGGTTTGTTTGGTACATTCAGTCATATTATCCGGACAGAAGGCCTACGTGGTTTATATAGAGGAATTTTGCCTGAATATTACAAGGTTGTGCCTAGTATTGGTATTGTCTTTATGACGTATGAGAAAATGAAGCAGCTTCTCTCAGATATTGACTGA
- the LOC125874739 gene encoding uncharacterized protein LOC125874739 isoform X2 has translation MQTEARVGVVMDGGGSAAGGAVVVDGGPSRKLITQHRHQSQIGTVPQLLAGGVAGAISKTCTAPLARLTILFQLQGMHANAASLKKASIWQEASRIVREEGFRAFWKGNLVTIAHRLPYSSISFYAFERYKNMLQLILGIESQGENITADLCIRLVGGGLAGITAASVTYPLDLVRTRLAAQTNVIYYRGIWHALQTISREEGIAGLYKGMGATLLGVGPNLAISFSVYDTVRSYWQSHRPDDSTVLVSLACGSLSGVASSTVGSTMVDICTGAICICSYRSVRGFLIE, from the exons ATGCAGACTGAAGCCAGGGTAGGAGTAGTGATGGATGGAGGAGGAAGCGCTGCCGGTGGAGCAGTGGTTGTGGACGGCGGACCATCTCGGAAATTGATTACTCAGCACCGTCACCAGTCTCAGATCGGAACGGTTCCTCAGCTTCTCGCCGGTGGTGTTGCTGGTGCCATCAGCAAGACATGCACTGCGCCTCTAGCGAGACTTACTATTCTCTTTCAG CTACAAGGAATGCACGCGAATGCTGCTAGCTTAAAAAAGGCTAGTATATGGCAAGAGGCTTCACGTATTGTACGTGAAGAAGGATTTAGGgcattttggaagggtaatttgGTCACAATTGCTCATCGGCTTCCATATTCCTCTATCAGCTTTTATGCATTTGAACGCTACAAGAAT ATGTTGCAGTTGATTTTGGGAATTGAAAGCCAGGGAGAGAATATAACTGCAGACCTTTGTATACGACTTGTAGGTGGTGGTTTGGCTGGAATAACTGCTGCTTCTGTTACATACCCTTTGGATCTTGTTAGGACACGCCTTGCTGCTCAG ACAAATGTAATATATTACAGAGGCATATGGCATGCATTACAAACCATCAGTAGGGAAGAAGGGATAGCCGGCCTATATAAAGGAATGGGTGCTACTCTATTG GGGGTAGGCCCGAATTTGGCAATCAGCTTTTCTGTTTATGACACTGTGAGATCGTACTGGCAGTCTCATAG ACCAGATGATTCAACTGTCTTGGTCAGCCTTGCTTGTGGAAGTCTTTCAGGTGTTGCGTCATCAACAG TTGGCTCCACCATGGTGGATATTTGCACGGGAGCCATATGTATTTGCAGTTATCGAAGTGTGAGAGGCTTCCTCATTGAG TAA